TCTGCCAGAGGGCATCGAGATACGTGAATAACTGGATCTGCAGTCCGTAATAAACGTCGGCCAGTTTGAAATCCTTGCTCCCAGATTTATAATCCACGATTCTGAGGTAGGTCCCTTCTTCAGCTTCCAACGCATCGACCCTGTCAATCCTTCCGCTTAAAGACACCTTCCGGCCTGAATCAAGTTCAATCACAATCGGCGGGAACTTTTCCCGCTCGCCAAATCCAAGCTCATAACCCAACGGCTCAAAGCCACTGCGCTTGAGGTGCTCCGCAATCATCCAGACCGCACGCGTGATGACCCTTTTCAGTCTCAAGGCAAGTGAAGTATACCGTTGGGAGGACGTGAGGCCGGACCCCTGCATTTTTCGAAGCATTTCATCCACAATCTCCGAGACTTTCTCCCGGCACCACGGTCTTTCCATCTCTCGCCAAGAGATTTGCTGCTGCGCCGCCTCCAGCGAAAATCTTTCGAGAACGGCATGCATAAACGTCCCGACATCCGGCGGACTGAACTGATAAATCTTTCTCTCTTTGGCTTCAAGTCCATATTGAAGATAAAATGCAAACTGACAGGACGCATATTTTTCGAGCCTCGATGCACTGGCATGAGCCGATGCGCCATACAATGCCGTTATTTTTGCTGAGCTGACCGGCTCGGCAATATTTCTGGCTGAGAATGCTGTCTGAAGTGCCTCACAGCGCGGTTTCCATTCTTCCAGCCCATTGTACCAGCGATAGACATCCCGCCACCAGCCGTTGATTTCCAGCCCTTCTGCCTTGCGGCGGAAAGCTGCAACCATTTGTTTGAAAGAAGGAGATTTTCCGGTCAGCTGTTCCAATTCAGCACTTTCTAGCCAGGTATTTTCTGTGCCGGCATTCACCACTTCTGTATTCTTCGTCTCTGTATTCTCTGTCCCTATATTCTCCGTCTCAGCATTTTCTTTACCAGCAGCAAACCTGGATAGCGCTGGAATCAGCGTGCTGTTTTCCAAAATTTCCGGGAACAGCTTCCTCAGCCGGTAAATCACCAACGAAGGCCGCAAGCTTCGGCCTTCCTGGTCGGCGATCGGCCAGCTCAGGCGAAGATAAGCAGATGCGGTCGTTAAAGACCGGTAAATCAGATACTGGGCCTGAAAGGCCTGCGTGCGGGTATCATTAGCCAGTTCAATCCCAACCGTATTCAGCGCGGCACGGTCCGCATCGGCCAGGATACCTTCCGTCTGCGCAGTGGAAGGGAACACCCCGTCATTGACCCCTAAAATAAAAAGTGCTTTGATCTGATGGCTTCGGAACCTCTCGATGCTGCCGATCAGAACTTGATCCAGCGAAGCCGGTATCAACCCGATCTGATATTCGGCGAAGCCGATTTTCAGGGTGTCCGTAAAGCTTTCCAAACTCAAAGGCTCCTCGCCCATCGTCTCCACGGTCTGATCCAGGACGTTCATCAGGATATTCCAGACCTGGCCGTATTCATTGGCCAGATTCAGCATACCCTGCCGCCTGAATTCTTCCATGATCCTTTCCAACCTGGCCGGGACGCCTATCCCGCCAAGAAAATCATACAGGGCTTCGCAGATTTCCGAAGCCTTTTTTCTGTTTTTGGTTTTGGCGCGAAATTGAAGAAGCGGGACTGCAATTTCACGTCTGGTCTGATTGATCTCCTTCAGCTCTATTTTGGCCTTTTCCACATCTTGGGGCCGCTGATTCTCTTCCGGCAGCAAACCCGGATGCATCGTCCAGTCTTCATTTTTCGTCCAGCGGCTTCCGCGGACTCCGCAGGCCAGTACATAATTTTCGATGCGGTCCATACGCTCCCTGTCCAGACCGGTCAATCCGGTTTTCAGATACGCAAATACCGCTTCATAAGACCAGTGGTCGTTAAATATATCGAGCATCGCCAGAATCATTCTGACCAGCGGCTGATCTGTGATCTCGGTCTTACTGTCCAAAAAATATGGAATTTCATACTCAGCAAAAACAGTTTCCAGGAAACTCCGGTAGCCGTCCAGATTTCCGGTGACTACGGCGATATCTCTGTATCTGAGCCCTCGATCCCGGCAAAGCCTGACGATGTCTGCCGCTGTAGCTTCAATCTCCGCATAGATATTTACCGAAGCATGCAGGGAGATATCCCTGGTTGCTTCTGGATATACCCGGTACGGATAGGCATCATAATACCGTTCGAGGTGGGACAACTCCGTACTGCAGCGAAACCTGGGCAGAGGAACTTCCGCCAAATGAACCGACGGCTCAATCTCCAAGCCCGCCTCCTGGCAGATTTTCTTGAACTTACGGTACACGCCTTTGACTTCAGAGAATACATCGGTTTCCATCAGACCTTCTTCATCAAGACAGTCCGTA
The window above is part of the Dehalobacter sp. genome. Proteins encoded here:
- a CDS encoding exodeoxyribonuclease V subunit gamma, whose translation is MSLRFIYGRSGSGKSTYCLNEIKERVKNGADHPLVLLVPEQYTLQAERDLINVLKTGGILKTEVLSFRRLAFRVFNEAGGITYPHIHPAGKSMLIYRVLTQIKDELKVYTRSADRKGFVSSLSGLITELKRYNVTPEDLQNVIADMADQPLRDKLAELNAVYSGFEELIRQRYRDSDDDLTLAAAKLESTNIFDGAEIWVDGFAGFTPQEYKVITRLLLKVNRVNICLCTDCLDEEGLMETDVFSEVKGVYRKFKKICQEAGLEIEPSVHLAEVPLPRFRCSTELSHLERYYDAYPYRVYPEATRDISLHASVNIYAEIEATAADIVRLCRDRGLRYRDIAVVTGNLDGYRSFLETVFAEYEIPYFLDSKTEITDQPLVRMILAMLDIFNDHWSYEAVFAYLKTGLTGLDRERMDRIENYVLACGVRGSRWTKNEDWTMHPGLLPEENQRPQDVEKAKIELKEINQTRREIAVPLLQFRAKTKNRKKASEICEALYDFLGGIGVPARLERIMEEFRRQGMLNLANEYGQVWNILMNVLDQTVETMGEEPLSLESFTDTLKIGFAEYQIGLIPASLDQVLIGSIERFRSHQIKALFILGVNDGVFPSTAQTEGILADADRAALNTVGIELANDTRTQAFQAQYLIYRSLTTASAYLRLSWPIADQEGRSLRPSLVIYRLRKLFPEILENSTLIPALSRFAAGKENAETENIGTENTETKNTEVVNAGTENTWLESAELEQLTGKSPSFKQMVAAFRRKAEGLEINGWWRDVYRWYNGLEEWKPRCEALQTAFSARNIAEPVSSAKITALYGASAHASASRLEKYASCQFAFYLQYGLEAKERKIYQFSPPDVGTFMHAVLERFSLEAAQQQISWREMERPWCREKVSEIVDEMLRKMQGSGLTSSQRYTSLALRLKRVITRAVWMIAEHLKRSGFEPLGYELGFGEREKFPPIVIELDSGRKVSLSGRIDRVDALEAEEGTYLRIVDYKSGSKDFKLADVYYGLQIQLFTYLDALWQNSGLETEKPVLPGGILYFRIDDPIVRADGRLTEEEIELDIMKQLKMKGLLLADVKLIKEMDRTIDGTSLIIPARINKGDLLGKSSAATLEQFEILRKYVRNLLKDLCEEMMGGSVSITPYKKKRITSCTYCCYAAVCQFDPARKENSFRLLTAHGDEEIWNHIMKAEQNHD